GGGACAAGTAGACTTATTCATACATTTGTAGAACATGGAAATATAGAGCGATTATTTATATTTGCACACCCTGAGCATAATAGTCTTGCATCAGCAGTTTCTGCAAGAGCTAGATGTGAACGTGATGGTGTTCTCGTAGGGTTGTACTACTGTAGTAGTATCTATGACTCTAGCTGTGATTATAGTATATGGAGACTCATAACAGTTGCTAGAACAGTTTCAAATATTGTTGGATCAAAGGTAGGGGTAGTATCTGAGGAAGCAGATACTGAGATTGAGGAGGCTGCTAAAGATAGATTGGCATGGGAGATAGAACATATATCATTTACAGAACTACAACAAGTTATTGATAGGATAGATGATACAAGAATACAAGAGTTTATGGAGAAGATCGATTCGATTAAGATTGAAGGGGCTAGAGAACCGCTTAGAGCTATAGGAAAGCTTTATTTTGCTCTCAAGGATATTGCTAAGAGTCATAATCTTAACTATATAGCTATAGACTGTTTCCCATTTATATTAAAATATGGATATTCTCCATGTATAGCCCTAGCATTACTAAATGCAGAAGGAATTGTAGTAGCTTGTGAAGCAGATATATCTGCTCTTATAGGTATGATTATAGCAAGAAGTGTTTCTGGGATGAGTGGCTGGATCTCAAATATTGTTAATGTCTTTGGAAATAATGGAATTTTTGCACACTGTACAATAGCTATGGACATAGCAAAAGAACTTATAGCTCTAAATCACTTTGAATCAGGGAAACCATATGGTCTAACAGGCAAGTTTATCGGTAATACAGCCACATTGATATCTATAGATAGAGATCTTACATTAATGACAGTAACACGAGGCAAAGTCAAAGCTTCGGGATCCCTAGGTTATCCAGCTTGTAGAACTCAAGCACTAGTAGAATTTGACTATATAGCAGAAGAAATTCCTAGACTAGCTCCAACAAATCATCATGTATTTATCATGGGCGATTATATTGATATAGTGAAAGATGTAGGATATATGCTTGGTCTAGATGTTATAGATTATAAAGGACTGGTGTAGGGTATGGAATATATAAAGCCAAAGAAGTTTTACTACGTATTACACCCAAGACCTACAGCAGTCATAGTCTCTAAATGCCCTAATATGAAATACAATATTATGTCAGCTTCATGGGTGACACCAGTATCAGAGGAACCTCCAACTATAGCTATAGCCATAGATAGAGAAGCCTATACAAATCAATGTCTAGAGTTTCATAGAGAGGCTACTATAAATATACCTACAATGGAGCAGATAGATGTGGTATATAGTGTTGGTAGTGTTTCTGGGAGGGAAGTTGATAAGATATCTAAGTATGGAATAGTACTTGAAAACAGTAATAATATATCAGTTCCTAGATGGAGAGATGCAGCATGTTGGTATGAAACAAAGATTATAGGTTTTCATGATATTGGTGAAGTAAGATTATATATATTTGAGGTTATTGATTATTATTGTAAGAAGGATGTAGCTAATGAATGGGGATGGGATATATATAAAACAAGTCCTGCACTTCATGGTGTTGGAAGAACATTTTATTATGTAGGAAAATATGCAAGGGCAAAGTCATCAACATAGTTAGGTTTAACTATATCAGACCATCTTTCTTTTATGTGTCGAACCTTTGATAATTATCTAATTAGCTATTCCTTACCTAGAATCTGGCGAACCGTTTTTCTAACTGCTTGTGCTGATGTCATTGATGGTGTCCAGCCAAGGCTTTTAAGTTTCCTAATATCTAAAAGCATAAGCTTTACATCCCCTGGCCAACCTCTTCCATCTCTTGTCGTTAGTTTATATATATATTCAACATTTTTAAGATTCATCTCCTCTACAACGATATCTGCGATTTCCTTAACTGTTATCCAATCTTCATTACCGACATTAAATATCTCATAATCCTTTAGCGCTCCATACAACTTGGTTGTTAGAAACATGGTGGCATCTACAGCATCATATACATGGAGATAACTTTTCCTTTGGGTACCATCGCCAAGTATTTCAAGTTTTGTTGGATCTTTTTTAAGCTTATTTATAAAATCTATGATGACGCCGTGGTTACTTCTAGGACCTATAATATTTGCATATCGAAGTATGAGGCTTTTTAACCCATATAACTTTGAATACGTTATATAGAGAACTTCTGCACAGAGCTTAGCTCCACCATAAACTGATATAGGCTCTAGTGGATGA
Above is a genomic segment from Ignisphaera aggregans DSM 17230 containing:
- a CDS encoding flavin reductase domain protein FMN-binding (COGs: COG1853 Conserved protein/domain typically associated with flavoprotein oxygenase DIM6/NTAB family~InterPro IPR002563~KEGG: pai:PAE2058 hypothetical protein~PFAM: flavin reductase domain protein FMN-binding~SPTR: Q8ZVY7 Putative uncharacterized protein~PFAM: Flavin reductase like domain) yields the protein MEYIKPKKFYYVLHPRPTAVIVSKCPNMKYNIMSASWVTPVSEEPPTIAIAIDREAYTNQCLEFHREATINIPTMEQIDVVYSVGSVSGREVDKISKYGIVLENSNNISVPRWRDAACWYETKIIGFHDIGEVRLYIFEVIDYYCKKDVANEWGWDIYKTSPALHGVGRTFYYVGKYARAKSST
- a CDS encoding conserved hypothetical protein (COGs: COG2407 L-fucose isomerase and related protein~KEGG: tpe:Tpen_1654 hypothetical protein~SPTR: A1S0R9 Putative uncharacterized protein), which produces MKPIVVFPFASELHGKEYYLNLFEIIKKKFTPYGIEIYSEVITNETSALEALKTYKDFIPIAIALTGGTSRLIHTFVEHGNIERLFIFAHPEHNSLASAVSARARCERDGVLVGLYYCSSIYDSSCDYSIWRLITVARTVSNIVGSKVGVVSEEADTEIEEAAKDRLAWEIEHISFTELQQVIDRIDDTRIQEFMEKIDSIKIEGAREPLRAIGKLYFALKDIAKSHNLNYIAIDCFPFILKYGYSPCIALALLNAEGIVVACEADISALIGMIIARSVSGMSGWISNIVNVFGNNGIFAHCTIAMDIAKELIALNHFESGKPYGLTGKFIGNTATLISIDRDLTLMTVTRGKVKASGSLGYPACRTQALVEFDYIAEEIPRLAPTNHHVFIMGDYIDIVKDVGYMLGLDVIDYKGLV
- a CDS encoding NAD-dependent epimerase/dehydratase (COGs: COG0451 Nucleoside-diphosphate-sugar epimerase~InterProIPR013120:IPR002225:IPR003869:IPR005913:IPR 001509~KEGG: dka:DKAM_0260 NAD-dependent epimerase/dehydratase~PFAM: NAD-dependent epimerase/dehydratase; Male sterility domain; 3-beta hydroxysteroid dehydrogenase/isomerase; polysaccharide biosynthesis protein CapD; dTDP-4-dehydrorhamnose reductase~SPTR: B8D2N2 NAD-dependent epimerase/dehydratase~PFAM: NAD dependent epimerase/dehydratase family); translation: MNYLFNKVIVTGGAGFIGSHIVDYIVNHRLSAKVVVIDNLSSGSLNNISSHIGQEYFEFINADLKKFDELWTRSFREADLVIHMAANPEVRLSVVNPEIHFNENILATFNVLEASRIYDVKIGVFASSSTVYGDAKIIPTPEDYHPLEPISVYGGAKLCAEVLYITYSKLYGLKSLILRYANIIGPRSNHGVIIDFINKLKKDPTKLEILGDGTQRKSYLHVYDAVDATMFLTTKLYGALKDYEIFNVGNEDWITVKEIADIVVEEMNLKNVEYIYKLTTRDGRGWPGDVKLMLLDIRKLKSLGWTPSMTSAQAVRKTVRQILGKE